Below is a window of Methanotorris formicicus Mc-S-70 DNA.
GATTTGCTCTTGCCCTAACTGCTGTTAAAGTCATTGCTTTAACTCTAACCTTGTAACCATCTTTTGTTCTAACATCAACGATGGCATCAATTCTACTTCTCCTTCTTCTAATTTGTGATTTTAAGTATTCTCTTGTTGTATTATGCCCAATGAATTGAGATACAGCGTTTGTTCCACTAACCCCATAGATTTTGAAGTAAACTCTAATCATGTGTTTTGTTGGGTCATTTGTTAAATCCCTCAAACTTACCTCTGCAACTCTACCAATGACTAAAGATGGGTCACTTGCTGGTGTTTGTCCAATTAAAACTCCACCGAACTCTGGGGCTGTGTGTATGTTATACCATACTTTAGTTTTCCATGTATCTTTTGCCTTTCTTCCTTTAACAGTTCTTGCTTTCATTTTTACCATGCTATACACCTCAGGT
It encodes the following:
- a CDS encoding 30S ribosomal protein S3ae encodes the protein MVKMKARTVKGRKAKDTWKTKVWYNIHTAPEFGGVLIGQTPASDPSLVIGRVAEVSLRDLTNDPTKHMIRVYFKIYGVSGTNAVSQFIGHNTTREYLKSQIRRRRSRIDAIVDVRTKDGYKVRVKAMTLTAVRARANQKTQIRKKMIEIIKAMSKEKTFPEYVQAMLMGEMASNIYGECKKIFPMKSVIIYKSEVLEFGKKETEGYVEEAKEEVETVE